From a region of the Chrysemys picta bellii isolate R12L10 chromosome 7, ASM1138683v2, whole genome shotgun sequence genome:
- the SNX15 gene encoding sorting nexin-15 isoform X2: MEASCRESLVFVGPVRPARGTWLAPATTLHAPGRGGSLFRRRTQRMSSRSRSGNGRFEPEVIEERRKAAEAMLKFTVHIPALNNSPQLKEFFRGGEVKRPLEACDLRILPPPLIPVPQEGTDAGDDAQGSVAELGLQSLEPERELEPHPHRREQAEPQSPVPLGAVGVAGEEHNGGEETGDPALAAKSEEDLDLLFASVGEEKESGSPLHGPLSNQDLALFDPFIKEEQCSASPSQGAMLAVGSELLPGQDIELAADALWDLQISQPAEQEAIQGLDPGGYLAVATEEITLALKREAAKDYAGALCGYRNGVDILLKGVQGDPDPARREAVKKKTAEYLHRAEELVQLTHLQP, translated from the exons ATGGAAGCTTCCTGCAGGGAGAGCCTTGTGTTTGTGGGTCCCGTGAGACCCGCACGTGGGACGTGGCTAGCACCTGCCACAACTCTCCACGCCCcaggcaggggtggcag TTTGTTTCGAAGACGAACCCAGAGGATGTCAAGCAG ATCACGGTCTGGAAACG GCCGCTTTGAGCCCGAGGTGATCGAGGAGCGCAGGAAAGCGGCTGAGGCCATGCTGAAGTTCACGGTGCATATTCCTGCGCTGAACAACAGCCCCCAGCTCAAGGAGTTTTTCAGG GGAGGGGAGGTAAAGAGGCCCCTGGAGGCCTGTGACCTACGCATCCTGCCGCCCCCTCTGATCCCAGTACCACAGGAGGGCACAGATGCCGGGGACGATGCTCAgggatctgtggcagagctgggactgcagAGCCTGGAGCCTGAGCGGGAGCTGGAGCCGCACCCACACCGAAGGGAGCAGGCGGAACCGCAGAGCCCAGtgcccctgggagctgtgggggtagcGGGGGAGGAGCATAACGGGGGAGAGGAGACAG GGGACCCTGCACTGGCTGCTAAATCCGAGGAGGATCTGGATCTGCTCTTTGCCtcggtgggggaggagaaggagagcgGGTCACCTCTCCACGGCCCCCTGTCTAACCAGGACCTGGCCCTCTTTGACCCCTTCATCAAGGAAG AGCAATGCTCAGCCAGCCCTTCCCAGGGGGCCATGTTGGCCGTGGGATCAGAGCTGCTCCCCGGCCAGGACATTGAGCTGGCGGCTGATGCCCTGTGGGACCTGCAGATCTCTCAGCCTGCGGAGCAGGAGGCAATACAGGGACTGGACCCAGGAGGgtacctggcagtggccactgagGAGATCACACTGGCCTTGAAGAGAGAAGCAGCCAAAGACTACGCAGGGGCCCTCTGTGGCTACCGCAATGGGGTGGACATCCTGCTGAAGGGGGTGCAAG
- the SNX15 gene encoding sorting nexin-15 isoform X1 produces MACRVKDEYQRHYTVTEPRSHPKGHTEYKVTAKFVSKTNPEDVKQITVWKRYSDFKKLHGDLSYIHRNLFRRMEEFPTFPKAQVFGRFEPEVIEERRKAAEAMLKFTVHIPALNNSPQLKEFFRGGEVKRPLEACDLRILPPPLIPVPQEGTDAGDDAQGSVAELGLQSLEPERELEPHPHRREQAEPQSPVPLGAVGVAGEEHNGGEETGDPALAAKSEEDLDLLFASVGEEKESGSPLHGPLSNQDLALFDPFIKEEQCSASPSQGAMLAVGSELLPGQDIELAADALWDLQISQPAEQEAIQGLDPGGYLAVATEEITLALKREAAKDYAGALCGYRNGVDILLKGVQGDPDPARREAVKKKTAEYLHRAEELVQLTHLQP; encoded by the exons ATGGCCTGCAGGGTGAAGGATGAGTACCAGCGGCATTACACGGTCACAGAGCCGAGGAGCCACCCCAAGGGCCACACCGAGTATAAAGTGACAGCCAAG TTTGTTTCGAAGACGAACCCAGAGGATGTCAAGCAG ATCACGGTCTGGAAACGGTACAGTGACTTCAAGAAGCTGCATGGGGACCTGTCCTACATCCACCGCAACCTCTTCCGGCGCATGgaggagttccccaccttccccaaAGCCCAGGTCTTTG GCCGCTTTGAGCCCGAGGTGATCGAGGAGCGCAGGAAAGCGGCTGAGGCCATGCTGAAGTTCACGGTGCATATTCCTGCGCTGAACAACAGCCCCCAGCTCAAGGAGTTTTTCAGG GGAGGGGAGGTAAAGAGGCCCCTGGAGGCCTGTGACCTACGCATCCTGCCGCCCCCTCTGATCCCAGTACCACAGGAGGGCACAGATGCCGGGGACGATGCTCAgggatctgtggcagagctgggactgcagAGCCTGGAGCCTGAGCGGGAGCTGGAGCCGCACCCACACCGAAGGGAGCAGGCGGAACCGCAGAGCCCAGtgcccctgggagctgtgggggtagcGGGGGAGGAGCATAACGGGGGAGAGGAGACAG GGGACCCTGCACTGGCTGCTAAATCCGAGGAGGATCTGGATCTGCTCTTTGCCtcggtgggggaggagaaggagagcgGGTCACCTCTCCACGGCCCCCTGTCTAACCAGGACCTGGCCCTCTTTGACCCCTTCATCAAGGAAG AGCAATGCTCAGCCAGCCCTTCCCAGGGGGCCATGTTGGCCGTGGGATCAGAGCTGCTCCCCGGCCAGGACATTGAGCTGGCGGCTGATGCCCTGTGGGACCTGCAGATCTCTCAGCCTGCGGAGCAGGAGGCAATACAGGGACTGGACCCAGGAGGgtacctggcagtggccactgagGAGATCACACTGGCCTTGAAGAGAGAAGCAGCCAAAGACTACGCAGGGGCCCTCTGTGGCTACCGCAATGGGGTGGACATCCTGCTGAAGGGGGTGCAAG
- the ARL2 gene encoding ADP-ribosylation factor-like protein 2: protein MEINALMIGGDGTQWALVRGKLVPGGAEEAAGLLVMGLLTILKKMRQKERELRLLMLGLDNAGKTTILKKFNGEDIDTISPTLGFNIKTLEHRGFKLNIWDVGGQTSLRSYWRNYFESTDGLIWVVDSADQQRLQVCKQELQSLLVEERLAGATLLIFANKQDLPGALSSNAIREALELDSIKSHHWCIQACSAFTGENLLTGIDWLLDDISSRIFTAD, encoded by the exons ATGGAGATCAACGCTCTGATGATTGGCGGCGACGGGACCCAATGGGCGCTGGTCCGTGGGAAGCTGGTACCGGGCGGGGCTGAAGAGGCGGCTGGACTGCTGGTGATGGGGCTGTTGACTATTCTGAAGAAGATGCGACAGAAGGAGCGGGAGCTGCGGCTTCTTATGCT TGGCCTAGACAATGCTGGCAAAACCACCATCCTGAAGAAGTTCAACGGGGAGGATATCGACACCATCTCGCCCACACTGGGCTTCAACATCAAAACCCTGGAGCACCGGGG GTTCAAGCTGAACATTTGGGACGTGGGCGGACAGACATCCCTGCGCTCCTACTGGCGCAACTACTTTGAGAGCACGGATGGTCTCATCTGGGTGGTGGACAGCGCTGACCAGCAGCGCCTGCAGGTCTGCAAACAGGAGTTGCAGAGCCTCCTGGTGGAAGAG CGCCTGGCCGGAGCTACCCTGCTCATCTTCGCCAACAAACAGGACCTGCCGGGAGCGCTGTCCTCCAATGCCATCCGGGAG gCCTTGGAACTAGACAGCATCAAAAGCCACCATTGGTGCATCCAGGCCTGTAGTGCCTTCACTGGGGAGAACCTGCTGACAGGGATCGACTGGCTCCTGGATGATATTTCCAGCCGGATCTTCACCGCGGACTGA
- the LOC101940869 gene encoding RNA-binding protein 4-like — protein sequence MVKIFVGGVSPSVTVDELKKLFEQYGQVNECDILKNFAFVHMEKEDEAHKAISELHKQEFYGAHLTVEYATSKIRNATKIYVGNVSSKATTAQIKELFEKFGKVVECDIVKNYAFVHMAKEREAMDAILNLNDMPLEDQKIFVTLSKSNNSLKTTKGTSVPPPPPALPSYYFPRGRIPPPPPPYTPYAPRSWYDREYYDRYAYELYDRAMTARTAYERALPPPPSTPTAYRERSPVGRRTTAAVAQYTDPYAAAAAAQTYSQVYNQTGYAAVAAAAAAAATYSQYSMGATYSAGEYYEKYSNGYATQYAQTY from the coding sequence ATGGTGAAGATCTTCGTGGGAGGAGTCTCCCCTTCTGTCACAGTGGATGAGCTGAAGAAGCTCTTCGAGCAGTATGGACAGGTGAACGAGTGCGACATCCTGAAGAACTTCGCCTTTGTGCACATGGAGAAGGAGGACGAGGCCCACAAGGCCATCAGCGAGCTGCACAAGCAGGAGTTCTACGGGGCCCACCTGACGGTAGAGTACGCCACCTCCAAGATCCGTAACGCCACCAAGATCTATGTGGGCAATGTCTCCAGCAAGGCCACCACAGCCCAGATCAAGGAGCTCTTTGAGAAGTTTGGCAAGGTGGTGGAGTGTGACATTGTCAAGAACTACGCCTTTGTCCACATGGCCAAGGAGAGGGAAGCCATGGACGCCATCTTGAACCTCAATGACATGCCTCTGGAGGACCAGAAGATCTTTGTAACACTGTCCAAGAGCAACAACTCGCTCAAGACAACCAAGGGGACCTCTGTGCCACCTCCACCACCTGCACTGCCCAGTTACTACTTCCCCAGGGGGCGCATCCCCCCGCCACCGCCTCCATACACCCCGTATGCACCCCGATCTTGGTATGACCGGGAATATTATGACCGCTATGCTTATGAGCTCTACGACCGGGCGATGACTGCGAGGACAGCATACGAGAGGGCCCTGCCACCTCCGCCCTCTACCCCCACCGCCTACAGAGAGAGGAGCCCTGTGGGCAGGCGGACGACTGCTGCGGTGGCCCAGTATACTGATCCCTATGCTGCCGCGGCTGCTGCCCAGACATACAGTCAAGTGTACAACCAAACGGGTTATGCAGCAGTGGCGGCTGCAGCCGCAGCAGCAGCTACCTACTCCCAGTACAGCATGGGTGCCACCTACAGTGCAGGGGAGTACTATGAGAAATACAGCAACGGCTATGCCACTCAGTATGCCCAGACGTACTAA